From a single Endozoicomonas euniceicola genomic region:
- a CDS encoding phosphatase PAP2 family protein, translating to MDTYTLISSLQHHLAFMDGPLRALSSYGYSYHHLLIAAVIYWSGYTRIGGRLAMGTMISSIAFGSCRQFFASPRPYWSHPELFNGMVEKSYGMPSGHTQNATLFWGLSAYSLKNKWAWFVAGLLILSVGLSRLYLGVHYPVQVAFGLLLGLILLFLFITFEQRVIDYLKPLAGWKKIALTISATLLPLIFILICREVLHIGSGSNHPLPYSIFLKFNGLLTGGAVGLLFTIQATPSFHLFFTRAVPGAISVIAIWHYLPDLSELQSEPLLYYSVRFSVFAALALWVTWLWPLLHKRLHKRLHKRLAQADT from the coding sequence GTGGATACTTACACTCTTATTTCCAGCCTGCAACACCATCTCGCTTTTATGGATGGCCCTTTAAGAGCCTTATCCAGCTATGGCTATTCATATCATCATTTACTCATCGCTGCTGTCATATACTGGAGCGGCTATACCCGTATCGGTGGCAGACTGGCAATGGGCACAATGATCAGCAGCATTGCATTTGGTAGTTGTCGTCAGTTTTTTGCTTCACCCCGCCCATACTGGAGCCATCCTGAATTATTTAACGGAATGGTAGAAAAGTCTTATGGAATGCCATCAGGCCACACCCAGAATGCAACCCTGTTCTGGGGCTTGAGTGCCTACAGCCTTAAAAACAAGTGGGCATGGTTTGTTGCAGGTCTTTTGATTCTGTCTGTTGGCCTTTCCAGGCTTTATCTTGGGGTTCATTATCCCGTACAGGTAGCCTTCGGGCTACTACTGGGCTTAATCCTGCTTTTTCTGTTCATTACTTTTGAGCAACGAGTTATCGATTATTTAAAACCGCTGGCAGGCTGGAAAAAAATAGCACTGACAATATCCGCAACACTCCTGCCGCTTATTTTTATCCTCATTTGCCGGGAAGTCCTTCATATCGGCTCCGGCAGCAACCATCCGCTCCCTTACAGTATATTCCTGAAATTCAATGGGTTACTGACCGGAGGGGCCGTTGGCTTGCTGTTTACTATTCAGGCCACCCCATCCTTTCACCTGTTTTTCACCCGGGCAGTTCCTGGTGCTATCAGCGTCATTGCCATCTGGCACTACCTGCCCGATCTGAGCGAACTACAGAGCGAGCCGTTACTTTACTACTCCGTCCGCTTCAGCGTATTCGCCGCTCTGGCTCTCTGGGTAACCTGGCTGTGGCCCTTGCTACATAAACGGCTACATAAACGGCTACATAAACGGCTTGCACAAGCAGATACATAA
- a CDS encoding nucleoid-associated protein: MAIKQILIHQLEQNPESNALTATTGHILPPTPALEAMLDDLLQTYNKKQDKRYGQFAEEPESPFPSELNQYLNDGLTFEDLTVHTLSQISDKLGEAGALGGGYVLFADYQQGLTRYLMLCTLSSNISVTVTEDLSIQDCAYLDTGKMSLACRINVTEWQGNTNSGRYLSFLRPRGGRRLSDVFQEALGCSETSGSKEEADTLVKAVKDFASEAPSLENHKEVSRQVYDFCQTKVDEGDALTLEELTGYLSEAGSDEFARFVNTRDYDMTTPMAPEKRTLTKLVRYTGRSKGLTLAFDAELLGTQVHYDETSDQLVIKGVPEKLKEQLKGQ, translated from the coding sequence ATGGCTATCAAACAAATACTTATACATCAGCTGGAACAAAATCCAGAAAGCAATGCCCTGACCGCAACGACGGGCCATATATTGCCACCCACACCGGCTCTGGAAGCCATGCTGGACGACCTGCTGCAAACCTATAACAAGAAACAGGACAAACGTTATGGTCAGTTTGCAGAAGAACCTGAAAGCCCGTTTCCATCAGAACTGAACCAGTACCTGAATGATGGACTGACCTTTGAAGACCTGACCGTTCATACCCTCAGTCAGATCAGTGACAAACTGGGAGAAGCAGGTGCTCTTGGCGGTGGCTATGTCCTGTTTGCGGACTATCAGCAGGGGCTAACCCGTTACCTGATGCTGTGTACGTTGAGCAGCAACATCAGCGTGACGGTCACTGAAGACCTTTCAATACAGGACTGCGCCTATCTCGACACCGGCAAAATGTCACTGGCCTGTCGCATCAACGTGACCGAATGGCAGGGCAACACCAACAGTGGTCGCTACCTGTCCTTTTTACGACCCCGTGGCGGTCGACGCCTCAGCGATGTTTTTCAGGAAGCCCTGGGGTGCAGCGAAACCAGCGGCAGCAAGGAAGAAGCAGATACCCTGGTGAAAGCTGTTAAAGACTTCGCTAGCGAAGCCCCGTCACTGGAAAACCATAAAGAAGTCAGCCGTCAGGTATACGATTTCTGCCAGACCAAAGTCGATGAGGGCGACGCCCTGACCCTTGAAGAGTTAACAGGCTATCTGAGTGAGGCCGGGTCTGACGAATTCGCCCGATTCGTTAACACCCGTGACTACGACATGACCACACCAATGGCACCGGAAAAACGCACCCTGACCAAGCTGGTTCGATATACCGGACGAAGCAAAGGGTTAACCCTGGCATTTGATGCAGAGCTTCTCGGCACACAGGTGCATTACGATGAAACCAGTGATCAGCTGGTGATTAAAGGTGTACCGGAAAAGCTAAAAGAGCAACTGAAAGGCCAATAG